In Gemmatimonadota bacterium, the following proteins share a genomic window:
- a CDS encoding aminoglycoside phosphotransferase family protein — translation MSQLPAFLPRLLAEAGQSRNPIRSVEPLNTGVTNRTSLVKLRDDTRYILREYEWPYATDDDLQRVEKELYLHDLLSKHGVPVPAIVAHHDDEDGCAVLMEFKPGSLLGNVVDNLTDGQRAQAWRAVGAALRKVHAIQLSDRCPGLIVGERIQPFDEGTWGDFHYHQAVRHAESLLKRDPGLRFELSSMKRVLKQTVPLLNERPLVLLHNDPHPWNVLVHEETGHWRCSAWLDWEYAWSGDPTWDLARLEIFRLKPIGPTPAAFYEGYGNTPKDPEWTIYELSIYLWMADQYLDGEVDEQRVLMPTYKAAMRYLERIDDVVDRIGRTLGIP, via the coding sequence ATGTCCCAGCTTCCTGCATTCCTTCCAAGACTACTCGCCGAAGCCGGGCAAAGCCGTAATCCCATCCGATCTGTCGAGCCGCTCAATACCGGCGTGACCAATCGAACGTCCCTCGTAAAACTCCGGGACGACACACGCTACATCCTCCGCGAATACGAATGGCCTTACGCTACAGATGACGACCTGCAAAGGGTCGAAAAAGAACTTTATTTGCACGATTTGTTATCGAAGCATGGCGTACCCGTGCCGGCCATTGTCGCGCATCACGATGATGAAGACGGATGCGCCGTGCTGATGGAATTCAAACCCGGATCCCTTCTGGGGAACGTTGTCGATAACCTGACCGATGGACAGCGCGCTCAGGCCTGGCGGGCTGTCGGCGCCGCGTTACGAAAAGTGCACGCCATCCAGCTTTCCGATCGCTGCCCGGGATTGATCGTCGGAGAACGCATTCAGCCTTTTGACGAAGGAACCTGGGGTGACTTTCACTACCACCAGGCCGTGCGGCATGCGGAGAGCCTGCTGAAGCGGGACCCGGGACTTCGTTTCGAACTGTCGTCGATGAAGCGGGTACTGAAGCAAACGGTACCCCTGCTGAACGAAAGACCCCTGGTCCTGCTGCACAACGATCCCCATCCCTGGAACGTGCTGGTTCACGAGGAAACCGGCCACTGGAGGTGTTCCGCCTGGCTCGACTGGGAGTACGCCTGGTCCGGCGATCCGACCTGGGACCTGGCCAGGCTGGAGATCTTCCGGTTGAAGCCGATCGGCCCCACACCGGCCGCTTTCTATGAAGGATACGGCAACACCCCGAAAGATCCTGAATGGACGATCTACGAACTCTCCATCTATCTCTGGATGGCCGACCAGTACCTGGATGGCGAGGTGGATGAGCAGCGGGTACTCATGCCCACCTACAAGGCGGCGATGCGGTACCTGGAAAGGATCGACGACGTGGTGGACAGGATCGGTAGGACGCTCGGAATACCCTGA
- a CDS encoding HigA family addiction module antidote protein: protein MPAAIMPPIHPGEILKEEFLEPLGLSQYRVAVDISVPPRRINEIVHGKRAISADTALRLARYFGTTDRFWLNLQTHYDLELQRDRLGERLKTEVRVLNRSN from the coding sequence ATGCCTGCTGCTATTATGCCTCCGATTCATCCCGGAGAGATCCTCAAGGAAGAGTTTCTCGAACCACTAGGTCTGAGTCAGTACCGTGTTGCCGTGGATATTTCAGTTCCCCCGCGCCGCATAAACGAGATCGTGCACGGCAAACGCGCCATTTCGGCCGACACCGCTTTACGACTGGCTCGCTATTTCGGAACTACGGATCGATTCTGGCTGAATCTGCAGACCCACTATGACCTGGAGTTGCAAAGGGATCGGCTGGGAGAACGATTGAAGACTGAAGTACGCGTGCTAAACCGATCGAACTGA